CTTCTTTTCTAAAGAAACCTTGTCATCTCCTTCACGCCATCTTCGTTTGCCAGCGACGGCCCAAATCCCTTACATCATCGTAatttgatcttcttcttcttataacTCCTTTAGTTGGAGCAATAACATTAATTTCTCAGAAGAACAATAAAACTAACGATCAATTATTGATGACAGCACTTTTAATCACAAAGGAAATTAGGTTATGTAGAGACAAAATCCATCTCGCAGTGCAAActtgaaagaagagaagagggggtTGCAGACCCATTTGCCTTCGGTCTTCAACCCCCACCTAGATTATACATTACCATTCCATCCTTATTATTACACTAATAACAATTACAACGACAAACTACTACTTCTATAATAATGACAGTGAAGTAGATCCTTCTGTCTACTCCTTTTACGGCTAAAGACGATCAGCTTCAGGCGGGCGGGCGGGCGGGCGTTCCTTGACCATGCACACCACCGATTTCTTCAATTACAGATCTTGATTTCCTTTGCACGGGGCCCCCCAAGCCCCATTTTCTCATCACGGCccctctttttcttgttttgacaCTTCAACAAAACCCCAAACAATTTCAAGCCCCCCCCTTCCCCACCGTCACCATCATGATCGGTATCATCATGATCAGTGTCATCACTCgtattttcatcatcatcatcatcactttGATTATCGCCAGCATCGGCCTCACCATTACAAGTGGACCCACCACATCCAATGATGCGATTGATTTGATCAGGGCTCACCTTAACATTCTCCGTCAAAAAATTAATCAGCTCCCCACATTGTTTCCTAGCTTGCTCGAGTTCACTGCTCAGGACGTCGTTGTCTTTCTTCAACTGCTCGTTCTCGATCGATAAGTCGGCGACTTGTGTCACCGCAGTTTCGACCGACCCCGGGTTCTTCGAATCCGGTGATGACGTTGACGTGGACCCCAGGTCCTCTCCGGAGTTGGACGAAGAGGATGCGCCTCCGGATTTTCCGGCAGGCGAGGTTTGGGTTGTCGGAGACGGAGCCGCTGTCTTTCGGCGGCGGATCTCAGCGAGGAGCTCTTTCTGTCCTTTCCGGAAATTCTCGTTGGCGAATTCCCATTTGTCTGGCACGATTTTTCTAAAGCCCTGATAAACAGTacaaaataattagaataaaagaaaataccatCGGTAaccaattttaagaaaaaaaggaagcGGATAAACACATGCAGGCTACTTCGGTACCGTCAAAGTGGAAAAAGGAAAGGCGATGTGGAAAAAATTAGGAGACACGTGGCCCACATTATGTAGTTCGGTGGGTAATAAAATCGGCGCAGCCAACAGGGAAAATCTTGGTTGAGATATGGAAACGAACTTCCAGAAAGGTTAATTTTCTACACGCAATTGGATTAGTTCAATTATTGCTCCCATGGTGATGAtacatgatattattattattattaaaacatttatattattattattaaaacattatattattattttaattgagatttaGTTATTTCAAGGAATAGTtgcatttcaaaatatttattaaaataatattttttctacaacatcaaaacaatttaaaatcataaaaaaaataatctaaaacaaaaaaaataaaaaataaaaagtaaattgctCATAAAGAAAAGAGGTATATATCACTTGATCATAAAGTCTATTGCATTATTTTTCGTTAACAAAAGTGGCATTACGTgcatattaatattaaagatgCGTGTCGACATCTTACAAGGACCACGGCAAGAAGTACCTTAACCCTATATCTACCACAGTCTCTCTTCATCAacgaaattatatttttgaggGACCAATTCGTACTTTGTCCTCTTATTATATATCCTAAATATAAGAACTCATACTTGCAATTCTTTATTGTTTCTAAATAATAaaccctttttattattttatttttatctaagcAAAATTATTGATACAAGTCAACCCAAGTTAATGACTTTTGGGGATctaatttgaaatatttatacATAGAGGGACTCTACGAGCATTTTAAACCTtgatttaacttaatttaattttatttctcctAGAACTCTACCTTGCTGAACTTACGGCCCCACTATGGAGCTGCCTCCACACACATGCTGAAGAATGACCAGAGACAGAAAGACCATCATGTCCCTCACCTAATAATAGTTTCTCGGTTTAAGCATGGGTACAATCGACCTTAGGCTGGCAGGAAAATCAAGGAATCGATCTTAAGCCATCGTTTTCATgtagcaagaaagaaaaatacccCTCcacccaccaaaaaaaaaatcaataaagtaaAGCGGGCATGAAGTTGCAAAGAAATTGCACGTATGGTTTTCTTCCAGAGAAAGAAGATGAATCGGTCAACGAAGACAACAAAAATGGGTTTCTTCTAAACAACGTTAGACAAGCCAAGAAATCACACACATGCAAGCAAGAAATGATggaaataaaagctaaaagaaGAGTAAAAAAGACAAGAATGATGCAAGTAAATAACTTACATAGGTATTGAGCTGGCGAACAAAGCTAGAGAAGTTGTTGTGTTTGAAATAATTAGGAAGCAAATCCTTGGCAAAATCAGCAGTTTTCCAGACAACAAAGGTTGTGCCGGTTTCATTCCATGATATCACATCATCAGTGCTTGGATCATCCACCAGCTGGTAGGTCTTCGTCAAAAACGGCGCCGGAGCTGACCTCTGCGCCATTTCTTCCAAATCTACCCCTCACCAAACCCCTACGAAGATCTCCAAAAACCTCTATCTAATCTACCCCAGAAAAGAGCAAAGATCCCCCTCCCTATGTGCACTTATGCAGTAGGtactggaaaaagaaaaaaagaggaaaaattaaagaacaaatcCTATATTACCTTGCAGGGGCGTTGTTCACTTTACACAGAGCAACTAAAAAGCAAAAGAGCAGTCAAGAATTCCCAGTCCCAGCAATAGAATC
This Populus alba chromosome 7, ASM523922v2, whole genome shotgun sequence DNA region includes the following protein-coding sequences:
- the LOC118047899 gene encoding heat shock factor protein HSF24 gives rise to the protein MAQRSAPAPFLTKTYQLVDDPSTDDVISWNETGTTFVVWKTADFAKDLLPNYFKHNNFSSFVRQLNTYGFRKIVPDKWEFANENFRKGQKELLAEIRRRKTAAPSPTTQTSPAGKSGGASSSSNSGEDLGSTSTSSPDSKNPGSVETAVTQVADLSIENEQLKKDNDVLSSELEQARKQCGELINFLTENVKVSPDQINRIIGCGGSTCNGEADAGDNQSDDDDDENTSDDTDHDDTDHDGDGGEGGGLKLFGVLLKCQNKKKRGRDEKMGLGGPRAKEIKICN